From the genome of Bartonella sp. M0283:
AGCGCATATAATCGTGAATTTCCGTCACCGTGCCGACAGTTGAACGTGGGTTACGACTCGTGGTCTTCTGTTCAATGGAAATTGCCGGAGAGAGACCGTCAATCTGGTCAACATCCGGTTTTTGCATCATTTCCAGAAATTGTCTGGCATAGGCTGAAAGGCTTTCCACATATCGCCTTTGCCCTTCGGCATAGATCGTATCAAATGCAAGTGACGATTTACCTGATCCCGAAAGACCAGTCATGACAATCAATTTGTCTCTCGGCAGATCGAGGTCGATGTTCTTTAAATTGTGTTGGCGGGCACCACGTATTGAAATATATTTCTGATCAGACATATTTGGCCTTGCGGGGAAAGAACAAAAATGGAACACTCGCTTTCAAATAGGTGAGATGGTCAAAAATTGCAATGGTAAGATTTGGCTTAAAAAAATAACAAAAATAGAAGTTCTGTGGAAATTGCATGAATAAAACAGGCTTTTTTGCCCCAAGCTTGAAAATAGATTATATGGTGGCAAATTGAGCTTTAGCATTTAATTTTCGGCTTTTTGCCGCGTGGTTTGGAGTTTTTATAATGGCAGGCAGTGTTAACAAGGTCATTCTGGTTGGTAATCTCGGTGCAGATCCGGAAATTCGCAGAATGAATTCTGGCGATCAAGTGGCAAGTTTGCGCATTGCAACGTCGGATACGTGGCGTGACCGTAATACAGGTGAGCGTCGCGAACGGACAGAATGGCACAGCGTTGTCATTTTTAACGAAAATCTGGTCAAAGTTGTCGAGCAATATCTTAAAAAAGGCGCGAAAGTTTATATTGAGGGGCAGTTGCAAACCCGCAAATGGCAGGATCAGAACGGCAATGACCGTTATACAACCGAGATTGTTTTGCAAAAATATCGCGGTGAATTGCAAATGCTTGATAGCCGCGGCGAGGGTGGCGGCAGCCGTCAGCAAGTGAGCGATCAATCCGGTTCGGGCGGTTTTGGCGGCGGCTACGGCAATTCCGATCAGGGCGGAAACAATCAGTCAGGAAGCAATTTTTCGCGTCAGCTCGATGATGATGTTCCATTCTGAGGCTCTGATATTTTAACGGTTATCAGAAATTGCGATCGCCATTTAGTCCATTGAATTGAGATTGGCGTTTAATGCGGTGTCGTGATCTTCCTGGAACCTTATTTGCATCATTCAGAAATTTTAAACAGCTCCCCGTTTCCATTGTTTTCAGGCGAATCGCAGCTTTCGGGAATAAGCGGGGAGCTTTTATCAAGCTGCGACTTTTATTCGTAAGACGTCTTGCCATAGAAAATAAAGCCGATATTCCAATATGTAAGATTGGCTGGATGTATAGCCTATTCCGGAGCTGTCTTGCCGGATTGTCACTCGTGTTTTCCAAACTGTTTTGAACACTTTTTCGTTTTTGGACGTTCCGGCAGCTTTCATGAAAATTAAAGCTGCAACCAATTATATGCGCAACTATCCTCAAATGATGTGAGAAAGTGCGATTGGTGGTGATGCAGTGTCACGCAATATGGAAGAGAGCCAAAATCCCGTTGGCAACGAATTGCACGGCAAGAGCTGCAAGGATGACACCGAAGAGGCGGGTCAGTATTGTTCTACCCGTTTCACCTAAAAGTCGGTCGATCGGGTGTGCAAGAAGCATGAAGCCGTAGCAGACAATCACCGAAATCAGAATAACAAAACAGGAAACGGCAGTGCCGACGAAACCGGGGTTTTTGCTGGCCATCAGAATAGTGGCCGAGATCGCGCCCGGACCGGCGATCATCGGTATAGCAAGCGGGAAGGCTGCAATATTGTGAATATGATCTTTGGTGACGGCGGTTTTGACAGATTTCTGTTTTCTTGCCGAACGTTTTTCAAAAATCATCTCGAAAGCAATCGCAAACAATAAAATACCGCCGGCAATCTGGAATGCACCGAGCGAAATGCCCAGCCCTTCCAATATTGCGCCGCCGATAAGTGCAAAAGCGAGCAGAATAACGTAAGAAATGACAGACGCGGCAATGGCTGTGGACTTGCGTTCCATATGCGTCATGTCACGCGTGAGCCCCAAGAAAATCGGCACGAGACCTACAGGGTCAATTGTAACCAGTAATGTGATAAACGCATTTAGCAACAAACCTGCGTCAAACATGATTGTTACTCCTTGGTGCGCCATCATTCGGTATGTGCCAAAATCAGGGGCTGTTGAAAACATTCATTTCAGCTCTCATGGCACAAAATCACCATAAAGTCATCCACCGATTTTTCTTGTGGCTAACTAACACACTGAAAATAATAGCCAAATCCATGCATGGAAGGGCAAGAGAAATTGGCTTTTCGGGGCATTTTTCGTTATAAAGGAAGGGCTGATTCTATTAAGGAAGTTATATAACCGTGAACGATCAAATTGTACCACCAGATTCAGGAAATCCGAACGGTATTGAACCGGTCAATATTGTAGAGGAAATGGAGCGCTCTTACCTCGATTACGCCATGAGTGTGATCGTATCGCGTGCGCTGCCTGATGTTCGCGACGGTATGAAGCCGGTGCATCGACGCATTCTCTATGCGATGAACCAGATGGGGCTTTCTTATAACAAGCCTTATCGTAAATCTGCCGGTGTTGTCGGCGAGGTGATGGGTAAATTCCACCCGCATGGCGATTCATCTATCTATGATGCGCTGGTGCGCATGGCGCAGGATTTTTCGCTGCGCGTTCCGCTTATTGACGGGCAGGGGAACTTCGGGTCGATTGATGGTGATCCGCCGGCAGCTATGCGTTACACCGAATGTCGGCTGGAAAAAGTTTCCGATAGTCTGCTTTATGACATTGATAAAGAGACGGTTGATTTTCAGGATAATTATGATGGCCGCGAGCAGGAACCGATTGTTCTTCCGGCTCGTTTTCCAAATCTTCTCGTGAATGGTTCAGGCGGCATTGCGGTTGGTATGGCCACCAATATTCCGCCGCACAATTTGGGTGAAATTGTTGATGGTTGCGTCGCTCTCATTGATAATCCGGCCATAACACTTGACGAAATGCTCAAGATCATACCGGGGCCGGATTTCCCGACCGGCGGGATTATCCTCGGGCGCGCCGGTATACGTTCGGCCTATGAAACCGGACGTGGTTCGCTCATTATGCGCGCCAAGGTTGAAGTTGAAGATATTCGCAATGACCGGCAGGCCATCGTTGTTACTGAAATTCCCTATCAGGTGAATAAAGCGACAATGGTTGAAAAAATTGCCGAGCTTGTTCGTGAAAAACGTATTGAAGGCATTTCGGATTTACGCGATGAATCCGATCGCGAAGGCTATCGCGTTGTGATCGAGCTGAAGCGTGATGCCGTTGCCGATGTCGTTTTGAACCAGCTTTATCGCTACACACCTTTGCAAACATCGTTCGGCTGCAATATGGTTGCGTTAAATGGCGGTAAGCCTGAACAAATGTCACTCCTTGACATGCTCAAGGCCTTTGTTCTATTCCGTGAAGAAGTTGTTACACGGCGTACCAAGTTTTTACTGCGCAAAGCACGTGAACGTGCCCATGTCTTGGTTGGTTTGGCCATTGCTGTTGCCAATATTGACGAAGTCATCCAGCTTATTCGTAATGCACCGGATCCGCAAACAGCGCGTGACCAGTTGATGACACGTCGTTGGCCGGCTGCAGAAGTTCGCCATCTTATCGAATTGATTGATGACCCTCGTCACATTATTCATGAAGATAATACCTATAATCTTTCGGAAGAACAGGCGCGTGCCATTCTTGATTTGCGCTTGCAACGCCTGACAGCTTTGGGGCGTGACGAGATCGCCGATGAACTCAATAAAATTGGCGCGGAAATTACCGATTATCTTGATATTCTTGGGTCTCGTTTGCGCGTCTTGACGATTGTCAAAGACGAATTGATGGCCGTTCGCAATGAATTTGCCACACCTCGTCTTACTTCATTCGGCTCCGGTGGTGCCGAAATGGATGATGAGGACTTGATTGCTCGTGAAGAAATGGTCGTCACTGTAAGCCATAGCGGCTATATCAAGCGCGTTCCGCTCAACACTTATCGGGCGCAACACCGCGGTGGTAAAGGCCGTTCGGGTATGACAACAAAAGACGAAGATTTTGTAACCCGTCTGTTTGTTGCCAACACGCATGCGCCGGTGCTGTTCTTCTCTTCGCGCGGCATTGTTTACAAGGAAAAAGTATGGCGTTTGCCGGTGGGAACGCCTCAATCGCGCGGCAAGGCGCTCATCAATCTTCTGCCTTTGCAACAAGGCGAACGCATCACCACAATCATGCCATTGCCGGAGGATGAAGAAAGCTGGAGCGAACTTGATGTCATGTTTGCAACAACACGTGGCACTGTGCGGCGAAACAAGCTTTCCGACTTTGTACAAGTTAACCGCAATGGAAAAATTGCGATGAAATTCGACGATGATGAAGATGAAATTCTATCTGTCGATACCTGTACAGAGAATGACGATGTGGTTCTGACCACTGCTGACGGTCAATGTATTCGTTTTGCGGTTTCCGATGTTCGTGTCTTTGCCGGTAGAAATTCCATTGGCGTGCGCGGTATCAATCTCGGCGAAGGCGATAAAGTCATCTCGATGGCTATTCTGGAGCATGTCGAAGCAACACCGGCCGAACGGTCGGCTTATCTCAAACGCGCCGTTGCCGAACGTCGTGCGGCTGGTAACGATAGCGATGATGTAACAATCAGTGACGAGGAAGAAGCAACAGGCGATGCCGAGCTTAGCGACGCACGTTATAATGAACTTTCTCAACATGAACAGATGCTGTTGACGGTAAGTCAGTTCGGTTATGGCAAACGTTCTTCATCCTACGAGTTCAGAATCTCCGGTCGCGGCGGCAAGGGGATAAGAGCAACTGATCCTTCAAAAACAGCTGAAATCGGCAAACTGGTTGCAGCTTTCCCAGTTGAAGAAAACGACCAGATCATGCTTGTTTCGGATGGTGGAAAACTCATCCGCGTTCCGGTGGCAGGAATTCGCATTGCAGGACGTTCGACAAAAGGTGTCACGATTTTCGATACAGCCGAAAACGAAAAAGTTGTTTCGGTTGAACGTATCTCTGAATCGGAAGAGGACGATAGCGACGTTGACGAAACTGTGCCGAATGATGACAACAGTTCGTCAGGCAATTCTGATACGCAAACGGATGATTGAATAATCAAGTCATAGCAAGATGGCTGACGGGAGGTGAAAGATGAAAGTGGCAATTTTTGCTGGCTCGTTTGATCCGATTACCAATGGCCATCTTGATGTTTTGCGTGGTGCCTTTAGAGTGGCTGACAAAGTTGTCGTTGCTATTGGCATCCACCCGAGCAAAGCCCCGCTTTTTACGTTTGAAGAACGTAAGAAATTGATCGAAACCGTTGCCAAGACTATTTTGAAAGACACAGAAAAGCGTTTGGAAGTTATTTCCTTCGACAATCTGCTGGTTGATAAAGCACGCGAGATCGGCGCAAATTTTATTATACGCGGTTTGCGTGATGGCACGGATTTTAACTATGAAATGCAACTTGCCGGCATGAACAGGGCATTGGCACCCGAAATACAGACATTGTTCTTGCCGGCAGCTGATGCGGTTCGTTCAATTTCTGCTACTCTTGTTCGTCAAATTGCATTGATGAGGGGGAATGTTTCGCCCTTTGTTCCCGAGAATGTTGCATTGGCGTTAACAAAAAAATTCAAATCATAAATGGAGAAAGATCTTGGTTCGTAAACTTTTGGGCATTATGGCCGTTCTGTTTGCACTTTTTTCGCTTGCTCCCGTGGCTTTTGCTGCAGGTGGAGAAAATCTGGTATTAACACTGAAAGATGGTGACGTAACAATTAAGTTGCGTCCGGATATTGCTCCCAAACATGTTGCTCAAATCGAAAAGCTTGCCAAAGAAGGCGCATATGATAATGTTGTCTTCCATCGGGTTATTCCAGGCTTTATGGCGCAGACCGGCGATGTAAAATTCGGCAAAAAAGGCAGTCCCGAATTCAATATTCGTCGTGCAGGCATGGGTGGCTCACAATATCCCGACCTTGCAGCAGAATTTTCCAAAGTCCCCTTCAAACGCGGCACAGTCGGAATGGCACGTTCGCAAGACCCGAATTCGGCCAATTCCCAGTTCTTCATCTGTTTTGATGATGCATCTTTCCTCAATGGACAATACACGGTTGTTGGTGAAGTGGTAAAAGGCATGGATGTCGTTGATAAAATCAAAAAAGGGCGGGCAGATAATAACGGTTCGGTTGCAGATCCTGACGTTATTGTAAAAGCACGTATCGAAGCTACAAAATAAAGGAAAAGAAATGGCTGAAATTAAAGATCCGGAAAATACTCTGATATTGGAAACGACAAAGGGTGATGTGGTTATAGAATTATTGCCCGAAATTGCACCCGAACACGTCAAGAGAATTAAAGAATTAACCCGCGAAGGCGCTTACGACAATGTGGTTTTTCACCGCGTGATAGACGGTTTTATGGCACAGACAGGCGATGTCGAGTTTGGCAAAAAAGGCGGCAAAAAGTTCAACGCATCACGCGCAGGCATGGGTGGGTCGGACAAGCCCGATCTTAAAGCCGAATTTTCCAATGTTCCACACAAGCGCGGCACTGCCTCTATGGCACGCAGTCAAAACCCGAATTCGGCAAATTCCCAGTTTTTTATCT
Proteins encoded in this window:
- a CDS encoding peptidylprolyl isomerase, yielding MAVLFALFSLAPVAFAAGGENLVLTLKDGDVTIKLRPDIAPKHVAQIEKLAKEGAYDNVVFHRVIPGFMAQTGDVKFGKKGSPEFNIRRAGMGGSQYPDLAAEFSKVPFKRGTVGMARSQDPNSANSQFFICFDDASFLNGQYTVVGEVVKGMDVVDKIKKGRADNNGSVADPDVIVKARIEATK
- a CDS encoding single-stranded DNA-binding protein; the protein is MAGSVNKVILVGNLGADPEIRRMNSGDQVASLRIATSDTWRDRNTGERRERTEWHSVVIFNENLVKVVEQYLKKGAKVYIEGQLQTRKWQDQNGNDRYTTEIVLQKYRGELQMLDSRGEGGGSRQQVSDQSGSGGFGGGYGNSDQGGNNQSGSNFSRQLDDDVPF
- the gyrA gene encoding DNA gyrase subunit A; the protein is MNDQIVPPDSGNPNGIEPVNIVEEMERSYLDYAMSVIVSRALPDVRDGMKPVHRRILYAMNQMGLSYNKPYRKSAGVVGEVMGKFHPHGDSSIYDALVRMAQDFSLRVPLIDGQGNFGSIDGDPPAAMRYTECRLEKVSDSLLYDIDKETVDFQDNYDGREQEPIVLPARFPNLLVNGSGGIAVGMATNIPPHNLGEIVDGCVALIDNPAITLDEMLKIIPGPDFPTGGIILGRAGIRSAYETGRGSLIMRAKVEVEDIRNDRQAIVVTEIPYQVNKATMVEKIAELVREKRIEGISDLRDESDREGYRVVIELKRDAVADVVLNQLYRYTPLQTSFGCNMVALNGGKPEQMSLLDMLKAFVLFREEVVTRRTKFLLRKARERAHVLVGLAIAVANIDEVIQLIRNAPDPQTARDQLMTRRWPAAEVRHLIELIDDPRHIIHEDNTYNLSEEQARAILDLRLQRLTALGRDEIADELNKIGAEITDYLDILGSRLRVLTIVKDELMAVRNEFATPRLTSFGSGGAEMDDEDLIAREEMVVTVSHSGYIKRVPLNTYRAQHRGGKGRSGMTTKDEDFVTRLFVANTHAPVLFFSSRGIVYKEKVWRLPVGTPQSRGKALINLLPLQQGERITTIMPLPEDEESWSELDVMFATTRGTVRRNKLSDFVQVNRNGKIAMKFDDDEDEILSVDTCTENDDVVLTTADGQCIRFAVSDVRVFAGRNSIGVRGINLGEGDKVISMAILEHVEATPAERSAYLKRAVAERRAAGNDSDDVTISDEEEATGDAELSDARYNELSQHEQMLLTVSQFGYGKRSSSYEFRISGRGGKGIRATDPSKTAEIGKLVAAFPVEENDQIMLVSDGGKLIRVPVAGIRIAGRSTKGVTIFDTAENEKVVSVERISESEEDDSDVDETVPNDDNSSSGNSDTQTDD
- the coaD gene encoding pantetheine-phosphate adenylyltransferase, encoding MKVAIFAGSFDPITNGHLDVLRGAFRVADKVVVAIGIHPSKAPLFTFEERKKLIETVAKTILKDTEKRLEVISFDNLLVDKAREIGANFIIRGLRDGTDFNYEMQLAGMNRALAPEIQTLFLPAADAVRSISATLVRQIALMRGNVSPFVPENVALALTKKFKS
- a CDS encoding MarC family protein, translating into MFDAGLLLNAFITLLVTIDPVGLVPIFLGLTRDMTHMERKSTAIAASVISYVILLAFALIGGAILEGLGISLGAFQIAGGILLFAIAFEMIFEKRSARKQKSVKTAVTKDHIHNIAAFPLAIPMIAGPGAISATILMASKNPGFVGTAVSCFVILISVIVCYGFMLLAHPIDRLLGETGRTILTRLFGVILAALAVQFVANGILALFHIA
- a CDS encoding peptidylprolyl isomerase; this translates as MAEIKDPENTLILETTKGDVVIELLPEIAPEHVKRIKELTREGAYDNVVFHRVIDGFMAQTGDVEFGKKGGKKFNASRAGMGGSDKPDLKAEFSNVPHKRGTASMARSQNPNSANSQFFICFEDAPWLNRQYTVWGQVIEGMENVDKLKKGEPVSDPDSIVKATIAADKK